ACGAACCAGGGCGCGGACACGACCGTCGGCGTCGGCGTGCACTTCGGCTACACCGGCCAGATCACGCAGCAACTGACGGTCGGCGCGACGTGGGCGTCGAAGATCCATGGCCGCTTCGACCGCTACAAGGGCTTGTTCGCGGACGGCGGCTCGTTCGACATCCCGGAGAACTTCGGCTTCGGCGTCGCGTATCGCGTGACGCCTGCGTGGACGGTCGCCGCGGACTTCCAGCGCATCCTGTACGGCAACGTCGCGTCGATCGCGAATCCGCTCGCGAACCTGTCCGGCGGCAACCTGCTCGGCTCCGCGAACGGGCCGGGTTTCGGCTGGCGCAACACGAACGTCGTGAAGTTCGGCACCACCTGGCAGGTGAATCCGCACCTGACGCTGCGCGCGGGCTACAGCCATTCGAGCCAGCCGGTCGCGTCGTCGGAGACCTTCCTGAACATCCTCGCGCCGGGCGTCGTGCAGGACCAGGCGACCCTCGGCGCGACGTGGCAGACCGCAAGCCATTCGTCGTTCAGCTTCTTCTACGGCCATGCGTTCCGCAAGACCGTGAGCGGCGACAACGCGATTCCCGCTTCGTTCGGCGGCGGCAACGTGAGCGTGCACCTCGCGGAAGACGTGGTCGGCTTCGGCTTCGGCAAGCAGTTCTAGTTCTGC
The Paraburkholderia caballeronis genome window above contains:
- a CDS encoding OmpP1/FadL family transporter, coding for MPSLAFATNGYFSNGYGIASQGVAGVGIALPQDALAAAANPAGIAFVGNRLDADVSLFFPDRGADVTGNGFGVDGHYRGNNRSIFALPEVGYTQQVAPNVYAGLALYANGGLDTGYADNPFKAFGASGSAGVDLEQVFLSPTIAYKLADRHAFGVGLNIAWQRFTASGLQPFTALSTAPDNVTNQGADTTVGVGVHFGYTGQITQQLTVGATWASKIHGRFDRYKGLFADGGSFDIPENFGFGVAYRVTPAWTVAADFQRILYGNVASIANPLANLSGGNLLGSANGPGFGWRNTNVVKFGTTWQVNPHLTLRAGYSHSSQPVASSETFLNILAPGVVQDQATLGATWQTASHSSFSFFYGHAFRKTVSGDNAIPASFGGGNVSVHLAEDVVGFGFGKQF